The following is a genomic window from Candidatus Poribacteria bacterium.
AAGACGCGAAAAGGAGAAGGACAAAAAGAACATCTTTTATACCAGCGACGAGGAGGTCGAAAGCCGAATCGAGAAAGCACCGGATGCTAAGCCCAGCGATGGTAATGGTAATGAGCGTTCCGAAGCGATTAAAAGTCTTATTGAATCCGAGAAGGTGATGAATTTCTTTGCGGGCGGTTTACCAGATATTATCCAAATTGGCGGTAATGCAACAATCGGTAAAGGAATAGTCCGTACACACGTCTATCAAAACCAAGGAGGAAACGATGGCACAGGAAGTAACGACACTCAAAGGAATTGAACAAGGACGGGCATCTTATGCCTTCAAGGTAGTACAGGAGGTTAGCGATTCTCTAAAGAAGGAGTACAAATCCGCTGCAAAAAAACTCCCCGTTCAGATAAAAATGAACGGACTTGGACAAAGTTTAGCTTTCTTGAAAAGTAAGGGCGAAAAAGACGAGGAAAAACCTAAAAACGCTTACGATCAGTTGTACGAAGATATTGGAATCTGGCTACAAACTGAGGATGT
Proteins encoded in this region:
- the cmr5 gene encoding type III-B CRISPR module-associated protein Cmr5, whose translation is MAQEVTTLKGIEQGRASYAFKVVQEVSDSLKKEYKSAAKKLPVQIKMNGLGQSLAFLKSKGEKDEEKPKNAYDQLYEDIGIWLQTEDVKRLVEKDEELVKEVIQLESHAYRKATVETLALLNWMRRFVDGLIEN